In a genomic window of Polycladomyces abyssicola:
- a CDS encoding NAD-dependent protein deacylase yields MKELIQLIQNSNYLVALTGAGMSTESGLPDFRSQGGLWCGKNPYEIASPQAIGTDDFFEFYQMRIEDLLKYKPNIGHYVLAELEKEGILKAVLTQNIDGFHQRAGSQRVIEIHGHLRYLVCSRCGKEYPATSYRENTYYCTDENCKAPLRPPIVLFGEPLDSNAWNSAVQEVEQADTVLVMGTSLQVYPFAGLVELAHETGSKIIIINKTSTPLDHLADHIIHESIGKVLSEMAESILGTDRFTHLKEHNQG; encoded by the coding sequence ATGAAAGAACTGATTCAGCTGATCCAAAACTCCAACTATCTCGTCGCCCTTACCGGTGCGGGTATGTCAACAGAAAGCGGACTTCCCGATTTTCGTTCACAAGGCGGGCTTTGGTGCGGAAAAAATCCTTATGAAATCGCCAGCCCGCAAGCGATCGGCACAGATGACTTTTTTGAATTCTACCAAATGCGCATCGAAGACTTGTTGAAGTATAAACCCAATATTGGTCATTATGTGCTCGCCGAACTGGAGAAGGAAGGAATTTTAAAAGCGGTTCTTACGCAAAATATCGACGGTTTCCATCAACGAGCGGGAAGTCAAAGGGTGATCGAAATCCATGGTCATTTGCGCTATCTGGTCTGCTCCCGCTGTGGAAAAGAATATCCCGCAACTTCTTATCGCGAAAATACTTATTATTGTACAGATGAGAATTGTAAGGCTCCCCTTCGTCCGCCAATCGTTTTGTTCGGTGAACCGCTGGATTCGAATGCTTGGAATTCGGCTGTTCAAGAAGTGGAACAAGCAGATACGGTACTGGTAATGGGCACTTCTCTGCAAGTTTATCCTTTTGCCGGATTGGTAGAGTTAGCACATGAAACAGGTTCGAAAATCATCATCATCAACAAAACCTCTACTCCTTTGGATCATTTGGCAGATCACATCATACATGAAAGCATCGGCAAAGTATTAAGCGAAATGGCGGAATCAATATTAGGAACCGATCGGTTTACGCACTTGAAAGAACACAATCAGGGGTAA